One stretch of Bernardetia sp. DNA includes these proteins:
- a CDS encoding universal stress protein → MISVPDMLVEDQNTHDTTLISKENMEHILVPINFTPATDISLAHAIGIAQASQKTVIMCHFVTSTIPLGANAVLHKKEIKEKHDKAYMEMRVLLTQYANHTYDETAQPVLIEPLVMEGHPDESIEKIVQDNSISMVVLSHKDSNEIKDLFLNNKVVREANCPILTIPEDAIYKPLNHVVYAANFDGNDAKRIRDLIELTSSFDAKLDCLHVCTDGKKLREENEKMQELQAEFDVVLFSKLSFKVIRDSKSVTVGLENYLSKNKPDMLVMLKTEQNFFKKLFSNKTSIRKMALDNGMPIMMYREPK, encoded by the coding sequence ATGATTTCTGTTCCAGACATGTTAGTTGAAGACCAAAACACACACGACACTACTTTAATTTCTAAAGAAAATATGGAGCATATTCTCGTTCCCATTAATTTTACCCCAGCTACTGACATTTCTTTAGCTCACGCCATTGGAATTGCTCAAGCCTCTCAAAAAACGGTTATTATGTGCCATTTTGTTACTTCAACAATACCGTTAGGCGCAAATGCAGTGCTACACAAGAAAGAAATTAAGGAAAAACATGACAAAGCTTACATGGAAATGCGTGTTTTACTCACTCAATATGCAAATCATACGTATGATGAAACTGCACAGCCTGTTTTGATTGAGCCTTTAGTGATGGAAGGACATCCAGATGAATCGATAGAAAAGATAGTACAAGACAATTCTATTTCTATGGTGGTTTTGTCGCATAAAGACAGTAACGAAATCAAGGATTTATTTTTAAACAATAAAGTAGTTAGGGAAGCTAATTGTCCTATTCTGACTATTCCAGAAGATGCTATTTACAAACCACTAAATCATGTGGTGTATGCAGCCAACTTCGATGGTAATGATGCTAAAAGAATACGAGATTTGATAGAACTTACCAGCAGTTTTGATGCAAAACTAGACTGTCTGCACGTCTGTACGGATGGTAAAAAACTGCGAGAAGAAAATGAAAAAATGCAAGAGCTGCAAGCAGAGTTTGATGTCGTTTTGTTTAGCAAACTTAGCTTTAAAGTGATTCGTGATTCGAAAAGTGTTACGGTGGGTTTAGAAAACTACCTTTCCAAGAACAAGCCAGATATGCTTGTTATGCTCAAAACAGAACAAAATTTCTTCAAAAAACTTTTTAGCAACAAGACAAGCATTCGGAAAATGGCTCTTGACAATGGAATGCCTATTATGATGTACAGAGAACCTAAATAG